In Lentibacillus amyloliquefaciens, one DNA window encodes the following:
- the purD gene encoding phosphoribosylamine--glycine ligase: MNLFVIGQGGREHSMIMKLAESEKVDRIYAAPGNGGISDAAECVDIDELDIDGLIDFAGKKQIDLTIVGPENPLLAGIADRFHEAGLAVFAPGKDAALIEGSKQYAKVFMEENGIPTAAYASFTDAAEAKFYIEKQGAPIVVKADGLAAGKGVIVARTVQEAISAVDDILVNKAFSEAGKSVVIEECLNGEEFSLMAFVHGTNVFPMLPARDHKRAYDDDLGPNTGGMGAYAPAKDISSETLAFAAENVLQKAADGLAGAGRPFTGILYAGMIMTNDGPKVIEFNARFGDPETQIVLPLLKNDLLQVILDVLEGKDPALQWEDKSCAGVVLASKGYPGSYKKGVALPEINSDGDTFVIHAGTRKTDKGIVSDGGRVLFAGAKGKDVADASEATYKWLAQHVHTEDFFYRTDIGQ, encoded by the coding sequence ATGAATCTATTTGTCATCGGACAGGGCGGCCGTGAGCATAGCATGATTATGAAACTGGCTGAAAGTGAGAAAGTTGATAGGATTTATGCAGCACCGGGAAATGGTGGTATCAGTGATGCTGCAGAGTGTGTGGATATTGATGAACTGGATATTGATGGATTGATAGACTTTGCCGGAAAGAAGCAAATTGACTTGACGATTGTCGGCCCGGAAAACCCGCTTCTCGCCGGAATTGCTGACCGATTTCACGAAGCAGGGCTCGCTGTTTTTGCCCCGGGAAAAGATGCCGCGTTAATCGAAGGAAGCAAGCAGTATGCGAAAGTTTTTATGGAAGAAAACGGTATTCCAACAGCCGCATATGCCAGCTTTACAGATGCAGCTGAAGCCAAATTTTACATCGAGAAACAGGGTGCCCCGATTGTTGTCAAAGCTGACGGGCTTGCTGCCGGTAAGGGTGTGATTGTCGCGCGTACAGTCCAGGAAGCGATAAGTGCTGTCGATGACATACTTGTTAATAAGGCTTTTTCCGAAGCGGGCAAGTCGGTTGTTATTGAAGAATGCCTCAATGGCGAGGAATTTTCCCTGATGGCGTTTGTTCATGGAACGAACGTATTTCCAATGTTACCGGCACGTGATCATAAACGAGCCTATGACGATGACCTGGGACCGAACACCGGCGGGATGGGGGCATATGCACCAGCCAAAGATATCTCTTCGGAAACACTGGCATTCGCAGCTGAAAATGTACTGCAAAAAGCAGCTGATGGGCTGGCCGGAGCAGGTCGGCCGTTTACCGGCATTTTATACGCCGGCATGATTATGACAAACGACGGACCGAAAGTTATTGAGTTCAACGCCCGCTTCGGGGATCCGGAAACCCAGATCGTCTTGCCCCTCTTAAAAAATGACTTACTCCAGGTTATTCTTGATGTTCTTGAAGGCAAAGACCCCGCCCTTCAATGGGAAGATAAAAGTTGTGCAGGTGTTGTACTGGCCTCAAAAGGTTACCCGGGAAGTTATAAAAAAGGTGTTGCTTTACCTGAAATAAATTCGGATGGAGATACGTTTGTGATTCATGCCGGAACGAGGAAAACCGATAAAGGAATTGTCTCTGACGGCGGCAGAGTTCTTTTTGCGGGGGCAAAAGGCAAAGATGTGGCAGACGCTTCTGAAGCAACATATAAATGGCTTGCCCAACACGTGCATACAGAAGATTTTTTCTATCGGACGGATATTGGTCAATGA
- the purH gene encoding bifunctional phosphoribosylaminoimidazolecarboxamide formyltransferase/IMP cyclohydrolase, which produces MKKQALISVSDKTGIADFAKGLAEQGYDIISTGGTLRTIQEAGIEAAAVEDITGFPEMLEGRVKTLHPVIHAGLLAKRDNDTHKQQLEEKNINPIDIVVVNLYPFKQTLDQPNVREEEIIENIDIGGPTMLRAAAKSFRDVTPVVDPDDYDDILQAIQNDELDVTFRKKLAAKVFRHTAQYDALIAGHFTEETFPENYTITYEKVQTLRYGENPHQEAAFYKTPIESPMSLVSAKQRHGKELSYNNIQDANAALSIIAEYDRPTAVAVKHMNPCGIGMAEDLKTAFSRAYDADPVSIFGGIVACNRTIEADTAEQLSGIFLEIIIAPAFTDEAFTILTKKKNIRLLELKMDVAKENSHKLMGVNGGVLIQDNDNKETSRSDLSYPTERKPTERELDDLLFAWKAVRHVKSNAIVLANDMQTLGVGAGQMNRVGAAGIALEQAGDKANGAALASDAFFPMPDTVEIAAKAGVKAIIQPGGSKRDQDSIDMCNQYGVAMVYTGTRHFKH; this is translated from the coding sequence ATGAAAAAGCAGGCATTGATAAGTGTTTCCGACAAGACCGGAATTGCTGATTTTGCCAAAGGATTGGCAGAACAGGGCTACGACATCATTTCAACCGGGGGCACATTGCGTACAATTCAGGAGGCTGGTATCGAGGCTGCAGCAGTGGAAGATATAACGGGCTTTCCTGAGATGCTGGAAGGCCGTGTCAAAACACTTCATCCGGTAATTCACGCAGGACTCTTGGCCAAACGAGATAACGATACGCACAAACAGCAGCTTGAGGAAAAAAACATTAACCCGATCGATATCGTTGTTGTGAATCTTTATCCTTTTAAACAAACGCTTGATCAACCGAATGTTCGTGAGGAGGAAATCATCGAAAATATTGATATCGGCGGACCGACAATGCTGCGGGCAGCGGCAAAAAGTTTCCGTGATGTCACACCGGTCGTTGATCCGGATGATTATGATGACATTTTGCAAGCCATCCAAAACGATGAGCTTGATGTGACATTCAGGAAAAAATTAGCTGCCAAGGTGTTCCGCCATACAGCTCAATACGATGCTCTGATTGCCGGCCACTTTACTGAAGAAACATTTCCTGAAAACTATACCATTACATACGAGAAAGTCCAGACGTTAAGATACGGTGAAAATCCGCATCAGGAAGCGGCATTTTATAAAACACCAATTGAGTCACCGATGAGTCTTGTATCTGCCAAGCAGCGGCATGGCAAAGAGCTTTCCTACAACAACATCCAGGATGCGAATGCGGCGCTTAGCATTATTGCTGAGTATGACAGGCCGACAGCCGTGGCTGTGAAGCATATGAATCCGTGCGGTATCGGGATGGCTGAGGATTTGAAGACGGCATTCTCGAGAGCTTATGACGCTGATCCTGTTTCGATTTTTGGCGGGATTGTTGCTTGTAATCGGACAATCGAGGCAGATACAGCTGAACAATTGAGCGGTATTTTTCTGGAAATCATCATCGCCCCGGCATTTACTGATGAAGCCTTCACGATTTTGACGAAAAAGAAAAATATCCGGCTGCTTGAATTGAAAATGGATGTGGCCAAAGAGAATTCACACAAATTAATGGGTGTCAACGGTGGTGTACTTATTCAGGACAACGATAATAAGGAAACCAGCCGCAGTGACCTCTCATATCCGACTGAAAGGAAACCGACGGAACGAGAGCTGGATGATTTATTGTTTGCCTGGAAAGCGGTCAGACATGTTAAGTCAAATGCTATTGTACTTGCAAACGATATGCAGACCCTCGGTGTCGGTGCTGGTCAGATGAACCGCGTGGGTGCAGCTGGGATAGCGCTTGAACAGGCAGGCGATAAAGCTAACGGAGCGGCTCTTGCATCTGATGCATTTTTCCCGATGCCTGATACGGTGGAGATAGCTGCGAAGGCAGGGGTTAAAGCAATTATTCAACCTGGTGGATCGAAGCGTGATCAGGACTCGATTGATATGTGCAACCAATATGGGGTTGCGATGGTTTATACAGGCACACGGCACTTCAAACACTAG
- the purN gene encoding phosphoribosylglycinamide formyltransferase: protein MTKVRAAVFASGTGSNFQAIMEADDQLCDIALLVCDKPSAAVIDKAKKFGVPTFIFNPKDFNSKADYERVLLEELRKASVSWIFLAGYMRIVGPVLLSEFPARIVNIHPSLLPDFPGLDAIGQAYEAGADTTGVTVHYIDDGIDTGPIIEQQEVPVYPDDTKEQLTDRVQQVEHKLYPQVIQRLVEANT from the coding sequence ATGACAAAAGTACGGGCAGCCGTTTTCGCTTCCGGTACCGGCAGTAATTTTCAGGCTATTATGGAAGCGGATGACCAGCTTTGTGACATCGCGTTGCTTGTGTGTGACAAACCGAGTGCAGCCGTTATTGATAAAGCAAAAAAGTTTGGCGTACCGACGTTTATTTTTAACCCGAAAGATTTTAACTCTAAGGCCGATTACGAGCGTGTCTTGCTGGAAGAGCTGCGCAAAGCAAGTGTATCGTGGATTTTTTTGGCAGGCTATATGCGAATTGTCGGACCGGTGCTTTTGAGTGAATTCCCAGCGAGAATCGTTAATATTCATCCGTCGCTTTTGCCTGATTTCCCCGGCTTAGATGCCATCGGACAGGCGTATGAAGCAGGCGCGGATACAACAGGCGTCACCGTGCATTATATTGATGACGGTATCGACACAGGCCCGATTATTGAACAGCAGGAAGTCCCGGTTTATCCGGATGACACAAAGGAACAACTGACAGATCGGGTTCAACAAGTTGAGCACAAACTATATCCGCAAGTGATTCAACGCTTGGTTGAGGCGAATACCTGA
- the purM gene encoding phosphoribosylformylglycinamidine cyclo-ligase, with translation MDNKYKSAGVDVEKGYDAVERMKKHIAKTARPEVLGRFGGFGGLFELTSFNYEEPILVSGTDGVGTKLRLAIDLEKHDTVGIDLVAMCVNDIVAQGAQPLFFLDYIACGKNDPAKIEQIVAGIADGCKSAGAALIGGETAEMPGMYDDTDYDLAGFTVGIAEKSRLITGEAVSAGDAVIGLASSGIHSNGYSLVRKLVQDLDLGKTYDGLDGRLGDVLLTPTRIYAKSAGAVMNNVTVKGISHITGGGFYENLPRMMPAGLGVEIDSTSWERPLVFPFLQQLGGMADEEMYGIFNMGIGMALVVAQDDAENVLKILKEQGETASVIGKIVSKEGVHITS, from the coding sequence ATGGATAATAAATACAAATCTGCCGGAGTTGATGTTGAGAAAGGCTATGATGCGGTTGAACGCATGAAAAAACATATCGCAAAGACCGCGCGTCCGGAAGTGCTCGGGCGTTTCGGCGGGTTTGGCGGTCTGTTTGAATTAACGTCATTCAACTATGAGGAACCTATTCTGGTTTCCGGGACAGATGGTGTCGGCACAAAGCTGAGACTGGCGATTGATTTAGAGAAGCATGATACAGTCGGCATTGACCTTGTCGCCATGTGTGTCAACGATATCGTTGCCCAGGGTGCACAGCCGCTGTTTTTCCTCGATTATATTGCATGCGGCAAAAATGATCCGGCAAAAATCGAGCAAATTGTGGCGGGCATTGCTGACGGGTGTAAGAGCGCAGGAGCGGCACTGATTGGCGGTGAAACGGCGGAAATGCCCGGCATGTATGATGATACTGATTATGATTTGGCCGGTTTTACCGTTGGAATAGCGGAAAAATCCCGTTTAATAACCGGAGAGGCTGTTTCTGCCGGCGATGCTGTGATTGGTCTGGCTTCAAGCGGCATTCATTCCAATGGGTATTCATTGGTGCGCAAGCTGGTTCAGGATCTGGATTTGGGAAAAACTTATGACGGCTTGGATGGGCGGCTTGGTGATGTCCTGTTAACGCCAACCAGGATTTATGCCAAATCGGCTGGCGCAGTGATGAATAACGTAACTGTGAAAGGCATCTCTCATATAACCGGCGGCGGTTTTTACGAAAACTTGCCCCGCATGATGCCGGCAGGACTTGGCGTGGAAATTGATTCAACGAGCTGGGAGCGGCCTCTTGTTTTTCCATTTTTGCAGCAGCTCGGGGGAATGGCCGATGAAGAGATGTACGGTATTTTTAATATGGGAATCGGGATGGCGCTTGTTGTAGCACAGGATGATGCAGAGAATGTGCTGAAGATTCTTAAGGAACAAGGTGAAACAGCATCGGTTATCGGCAAAATTGTTTCTAAAGAAGGAGTGCATATAACGTCATGA
- the purF gene encoding amidophosphoribosyltransferase: MLAEMKGINEECGVFGIWGHEKAAELTYYGLHSMQHRGQEGAGVVVSDRDNLKAHKGLGLVNDVFKDADFSKISGAASVGHVRYSTQGERTPENVQPLVFRSQTKSMALAHNGNIMNAETLRGELEDQGSILQTSSDTEVLAHLIKRRGKGINETSITDAINKITGAYAFVILTEEKMYAALDPSGIRPLSIGRLGDAYVVASETCVFDQIGATFEREILPGELVTISDEGIVSTRFAMRGQRKMCAMEYVYLSRPDSDVNEVNVHASRKRMGEELAKESPADADMVIGVPDSSISSAIGYAEASGLPYEMGIIKNRYVGRTFIQPSQELRELGVKLKLAPVRGIVAGKRIVMIDDSIVRGTTSKRIVRMLKQAGAAEVHVRIASPSIQHPCFYGIDMSTRDELIAANHSIDEIGEIIGADSVAYLSESGLEKAIVKDKTIHQGICMACMTGNYPVKENGEQEAAYRN, translated from the coding sequence ATGCTTGCTGAAATGAAAGGCATTAATGAAGAATGCGGTGTGTTCGGAATTTGGGGACACGAAAAAGCAGCGGAACTGACGTATTATGGCCTTCATTCGATGCAGCATCGCGGCCAGGAAGGCGCAGGCGTTGTTGTCAGTGACAGAGATAATCTGAAGGCTCATAAAGGGCTTGGCCTTGTCAACGATGTTTTTAAAGATGCCGATTTCAGTAAGATTTCAGGTGCCGCATCTGTCGGCCATGTCCGCTATTCAACCCAAGGCGAAAGGACTCCCGAAAACGTGCAGCCATTGGTATTCCGGTCACAGACTAAAAGCATGGCACTGGCACATAACGGCAATATCATGAACGCTGAAACACTGCGTGGTGAGCTCGAAGACCAGGGCAGTATTTTACAGACGTCTTCCGATACAGAAGTGCTTGCCCATCTGATTAAACGTAGAGGAAAAGGAATTAATGAAACGTCCATAACTGATGCGATCAATAAGATTACCGGCGCATATGCGTTTGTCATTTTAACCGAAGAGAAGATGTATGCAGCGCTTGACCCGAGCGGAATCAGGCCATTATCGATCGGCAGGCTTGGTGATGCTTATGTGGTGGCATCCGAAACGTGTGTTTTCGATCAGATTGGAGCGACATTTGAACGCGAAATATTACCGGGCGAACTGGTGACAATCAGTGACGAGGGGATAGTGTCAACCCGCTTTGCCATGAGGGGCCAGCGTAAAATGTGTGCGATGGAATACGTATATTTATCACGTCCGGACAGCGATGTCAATGAAGTGAATGTTCATGCATCACGCAAGCGGATGGGAGAAGAACTGGCTAAAGAATCGCCGGCAGACGCCGATATGGTTATCGGTGTTCCGGATTCCAGCATCTCATCGGCTATCGGTTACGCAGAAGCGAGCGGTCTCCCGTATGAAATGGGCATCATCAAAAATCGCTATGTTGGAAGAACGTTCATCCAGCCTTCCCAGGAACTGCGGGAACTGGGTGTGAAATTGAAACTCGCCCCTGTCCGGGGGATTGTCGCAGGGAAGCGGATTGTCATGATTGACGATTCCATTGTCCGCGGAACGACGAGTAAACGAATTGTTCGTATGTTGAAGCAGGCAGGGGCAGCGGAAGTCCATGTCCGGATCGCTTCACCATCGATCCAGCATCCATGCTTTTACGGGATTGACATGTCAACACGTGACGAATTGATCGCTGCCAATCATTCGATTGATGAAATCGGCGAAATTATCGGAGCAGACAGTGTGGCGTATTTATCTGAATCCGGGCTGGAAAAAGCGATCGTCAAAGATAAAACGATTCATCAGGGGATTTGCATGGCTTGCATGACCGGGAATTATCCGGTGAAGGAAAACGGTGAGCAGGAAGCTGCTTACCGAAACTGA